Below is a window of Candidatus Dependentiae bacterium DNA.
AAAAGAAGGCAAAACCGGTTGTCCTTGCGGATCTTAAAAAGTAAAATTTATGAATCTCAAAATAATTTTATACGCTTTAATTTTCACAGCATCTTCGCTTATGTTTTCTGGGTTTCCAGCAGGAACTCAAATTAAAATACCTGGTGGATATAAACCAATTGAACAACTCTGCATAGGTGATTTAGCTTTTGCCGTTAAACCTGACGGCAACTGCACCATAACATCAATTGTTCAAACAGCATCATACACCTGGCATAAGTACATGATCATTGAAATTGATGGTGAATTAATAATTTCAGTCACCGGACAAAAGTTTGATGGTGAATTAATAATTTCAGTCACCGGACAAAAGTTCTATAATCCAATAGAAAACAGATGGATCAAGGCTAAGCATCTACAAAAAAATACGCCTATCCTTTCTGGATTAAACACGATCAAATATATTTCTTCTTCTCAAAAAATATATGACCCCATAGAAGTTTTTGATATCAGATTAAAAGATACTCATACTTTCTGTGTTGGAAATCATGATGTGGTGGTACACAATTTTTTACAGTTTACCATCGGATTTTCAATTGCATGGGGCTGTGGAGTAGTAACATTTGAAGCCTTTTGGCAAGCATGCATTATTGGAC
It encodes the following:
- a CDS encoding Hint domain-containing protein, yielding MNLKIILYALIFTASSLMFSGFPAGTQIKIPGGYKPIEQLCIGDLAFAVKPDGNCTITSIVQTASYTWHKYMIIEIDGELIISVTGQKFDGELIISVTGQKFYNPIENRWIKAKHLQKNTPILSGLNTIKYISSSQKIYDPIEVFDIRLKDTHTFCVGNHDVVVHNFLQFTIGFSIAWGCGVVTFEAFWQACIIGLVALGMRTCSQETNQGWKSQAFIKTPDGNKSCEIGSDKIFIQNLPNQAQANPVLIAHSTCPDLRTQNKPRETCYHLSSQKVAHSKAISSNASNLNELIASLSIQTNIIKNPPSIHNYPISQHSPGKDCGTITCSPPPKGPHGY